The following are encoded in a window of Dama dama isolate Ldn47 chromosome 17, ASM3311817v1, whole genome shotgun sequence genomic DNA:
- the ATOH1 gene encoding transcription factor ATOH1, with protein MSRLLHAEEWAEVKELGDHHRHPQPHHLPQPPPPQPPATLQAREHPVYPAELSLLDSTDPRAWLAPTLQGICTARAAQYLLHSPELGAPEAAAPRDEADARGELVRRSGGSGSSKSPAPVKVREQLCKLKGGVVVDELGCSRQRAPSSKQVNGVQKQRRLAANARERRRMHGLNHAFDQLRNVIPSFNNDKKLSKYETLQMAQIYINALSELLQTPSSGDQPPPPPASCKSDHHHLRAAAPYEAGAGTTTAAGTPPASGGAQRPTPPGSCRTRFSAPASTGGYSVQLEALHFSTFEDSALTAMMAQKNLSPSLPGGILQPVQEESSKTSPRSHRSDGEFSPHSHYSDSDEAS; from the coding sequence ATGTCCCGCCTGCTGCATGCAGAAGAGTGGGCTGAGGTGAAGGAGTTGGGGGACCACCATCGCCATCCCCAGCCTCATCACCTCCCGCAGCCGCCGCCACCCCAGCCTCCTGCGACCCTGCAGGCGAGAGAGCATCCGGTCTACCCGGCCGAACTGTCCCTCCTGGACAGCACCGACCCACGCGCCTGGCTGGCTCCCACTTTGCAGGGCATCTGCACGGCACGCGCCGCCCAGTACTTGCTCCATTCCCCAGAGCTGGGCGCCCCCGAGGCCGCCGCGCCCCGGGACGAGGCGGACGCCCGAGGGGAGCTGGTGAGAAGGAGCGGCGGCAGTGGCAGCAGCAAGAGCCCGGCACCGGTCAAAGTGCGGGAGCAGCTGTGCAAGCTGAAAGGCGGGGTGGTGGTAGACGAGCTGGGCTGCAGCCGCCAGCGCGCCCCTTCCAGCAAACAGGTGAACGGGGTGCAGAAGCAGAGGCGGCTGGCGGCCAACGCCAGGGAGCGACGCAGGATGCACGGGCTGAATCACGCCTTCGACCAGCTTCGCAACGTTATCCCGTCCTTCAACAACGACAAGAAGCTGTCCAAGTACGAGACCCTGCAGATGGCCCAGATCTACATCAACGCCTTGTCCGAGCTGCTTCAAACCCCCAGCAGCGGAgaccagccgccgccgccgccagcaTCTTGCAAGAGCGACCACCACCACCTTCGCGCCGCCGCTCCCTACGAAGCAGGCGCGGGCACCACGACCGCGGCGGGGACGCCGCCAGCCTCGGGAGGGGCTCAGCGACCGACCCCTCCTGGCAGCTGCCGGACTCGCTTTTCGGCCCCGGCCTCCACCGGCGGGTACTCGGTGCAGCTGGAAGCTCTGCACTTCTCGACTTTCGAGGACAGCGCCCTGACGGCGATGATGGCGCAAAAGAACTTGTCGCCTTCGCTGCCTGGGGGCATCCTGCAGCCAGTGCAGGAGGAAAGTAGCAAAACTTCCCCCCGATCCCACAGAAGCGACGGGGAGTTTTCCCCCCATTCCCATTACAGTGACTCTGATGAGGCAAGTTAG